In Acetonema longum DSM 6540, the genomic stretch CAACCCCCCAGTTCAATAACGCCAAATGCGATCCTGCTGTATTTTCCGCCGATGATATCCGTAATGCCTAAGCGTTGGAATTCTTTACTGCCGCTGCCTTCTTTAACCACAACTCTCTGGCGGGCAATCCGGCAGGCTTCACGGAGTACTTGCGGGTCGATGCTTCTGTTATCGGCAAGATCACGCATGGGATTTAATTGCGAACTCCTGTAATTGGGGTGGCGAAACATGGGATCAAAATAAACAATGTCGAAACAACGGTTCGGCATTGTTGCCAAAAATTCGGCATAATCGGCATTTTTGAGGCGGACCCGGCGCGCGGCCTGAGTAATCTGCTCACTGGGATGGCAAAAATTTTGCAGTCCCCAGCCAATCATAAAAGCAATAATGGGAGATGACTCTAACCCAGTTACCGCTCCGGTTTCACCTGTGACATAGCTGGCCACCAGGGCATCTGTGGCCAATCCGGCAGTGCAGTCCAATACTGACATGCCTGATCTCAGCTGCATTGCAGCAACCATATGGTCATGTTTACCATCTGCCAGGTTTTTTATACGCAATTCGCCCATACTTACATGAAAAAAAAATTCTCCATTCGGTGTATGAATCAGCGGTCCGTCCCTTGTTATCACTAATATGTTATGAAGAGCGTAATCATGTCTTATTTTTGCCAATGAAATTCGTTTTCTTTGAATCAAGGGCGCCTCTAGAATTTGCGCCGCATCCTGGGCGGCGATCTCCATTTGCGGCGACGGATCAAATGCAGTTGTAACAATTAAATTCATACATCCTATTTCTGTCATATAGGTCTCCTGTGCCTGTCTAAGAGCGTTTGAACATTCGTTCCAGTTCATTTTTACCAAAATGCAGGATAGTCGGCCTGCCGTGGGGACAGGTATAGGGCAAATCAGTATTCATCAGTGCGTCCAGTAAAGCCTGCATCTGCCGGATATTCAGCGCATCGCCGGCTTTGACGGCGGCTCTGCAGGCCGCAATCTGGTAGTACGTCTGCCGTAGTTCATGGGGTGCGGGGTTACGCATAGTTTCCGTCGACTTTAGTATTTCTCGCAGCAATCCGTCGATGTCCGATTCTTTGAAATCAACCGGCATCTCGGTCAGCCGAAACAATTGAGGGCCGATTTGTTCCAGGGTAAAGCCTAAATCTTTCAGGCAATCCAGGGATTCAGTCAAGGCAAGACTTTCCTGCCGGTCAAATTCCAGCACGCAGGGTACCAGCAATTGTTGGGTGGGAACGTTACCGGCCTGTCTGGATAAACGATCAAACAGGATCCTTTCATGGGCGGCATGCTGGTCCATTAAATACAGGCCTTCCGGTCCCCGCGCTACAATGTAGCAGCTTTCGATCTGGCAAATTGCCTCCAATAAACTGTTATAGGCAACGGTTGCCGGTTCAGTCAGAGGAGCCGGTTCTTGCCATTGGGAACAGGATGTTGGAGGAGCAAAGTTTTCCAGGCGTTCATGAAACAGAGGCTGGGACGGTACAGGACGCAAGATCTCCCTGCCGCCAGAAGCGGTGGCGGCAAAGACTGGGGAAAAAGGCGCCAGTGGAGCAAACTGCCGCTGGGATGTGTCCTCTTCATGAGTTTCTGTTTTGGTCCGCAAGGCCTCGGCAATTGCCTGATAGACCGAGCGAAAGGCCGAACTTTCGTCACGAAATTTAATTTCGCTTTTTTGCGGGTGAATATTCACATCCACCTGATCAGGCGGTAAGGTAATGTTTAAAAGAACAAAGGGATAGCCATTATGAGGCAGCATGGAATGATAGGCATTATCCACGGCTTTGGCCAGCATGCGGTTGCCGATAACCCGGGAGTTGACGATAAACGTTTGCCATTGGCGGCTGCTTTTAATCAAGCTGGGCTTAGATACATAGCCCCAGGCGCAGATTCCGTTTTGCTCATAGCTGACCGGCAGCAAGTCCTTAACCACCTGACCGCCGTAAACAGCGCCAATAGTTTCCGGCAAGTCCGACGTACCCGGCGTCATCAGCACCAGCCGGTTGTTGTTAATGAGTTTAATGGCAATATGGGGCTGTGACAATGCCAGTTTGACAAGCATGTTATAGATATGAGAGCTTTCGCCTTGTGGAGTTTTTAAAAACTTCCGTCGGGCCGGAGTATTAAAGAACAGGTCTTGCACCATAATGGTTGTACCGACAGAAGTGCCGGTTTCTCTGACCGCAGACAGAATCCCGCCTTCGATCTCAAGTAGTGTCCCCAGGTCATCCTCAGGGCGTCTGGTGGTCAGGGAAAACCTGGATACCGCCGCAATGCTGGGAAGCGCTTCACCACGAAAGCCTAAAGAAACCAGGCGAAAAAGGTCTTCTACGTTATGCAGTTTGCTGGTGGCATGCCGGATAACTGCCAGTCGGGCGTCCGGCTCACTCATGCCGCAACCGTCATCGGTGACCCGGATCAATTGAATGCCACCCTCACGAATTTCAATTTCCACAGCCTTGGCCTGGGCGTCAATCGAGTTTTCCACCAGTTCCTTGATGACTGAGGATGGTCTTTCCACCACTTCTCCGGCGGCAATTTGATTGATCAGCTCATCTTCCAGGATTTTGATGACCGGCGTGATCATAAAAGCCCCGCCTCCTGTTTGGCCTGATTTTGCAGCCGGTATATGATATTCAAAGCCTCAATGGGTGTAAGACTGTTAATATCGACTGCCAGGATTTCGGCTGAAAGCGTATTGGCAAATAAGGATATGGGCACAGGACCCTCGACGGTTTTTGGCGGGAAAGTCTGCTCCACAGTAGCCGCCGCCATCATCTGGCTGCTTTCCAACTCATTCAGCAGATCTTGGGCCCGTTCCAGCAGTTTTTTCGGTAATCCGGCCAGCCGGGCCACATGAATTCCATAGCTTCTATCCGTGCCGCCGCCTTTTATCCGGTGCAGAAAAATGATATCATTTCCCCGCTCTTTTACCGCGACAGAGAAATTTTGCACGGTAGGATACATTTTTTCTAATTCTACCAGTTCGTGATAGTGGGTAGAAAACAAGGTCTTAGCATGTACGGATTCTTGAATATACTCAATGACAGCGCGGGCAATGCTCATGCCGTCAAAGGTACTGGTTCCCCGCCCCACCTCATCAAGTAGAATCAGGCTGTCCGCTGTGGCGTTTTTCAGGATATTAGCCACTTCCGCCATTTCCACCATGAAGGTGCTCTGTCCCTGAGCCAGATCATCATTGGCCCCTACCCGGGTAAAAATACGGTCCACCGGCGAGATGGAAGCCTCCTTTGCCGGGATAAAACTGCCGGTTTGGGCCAGCAGTACCAGCAAGGCAACCTGCCGCATATAGGTGGACTTGCCGGCCATATTGGGACCAGTAATCACCATGGTTTCGCAGGTTTTATGGTTCAGGCCGGTGTCATTAGGTACAAACCGTTCCCCGGTCAGGATCTCCTCCACAACCGGATGACGACCCTCTTTAATGAGAATGTTCCGGTTGTTGTTCAGGGAAGGTCTTATATAATTATGACGCACCGCAGCTTCACTCAGGCTGAGATAAACATCAAGCTCGGCAATCTTGCGAGCTGTCTCTTGAATCTGGCGTAAATATTTCTTAATAGTATCCCGGATATCGCAAAAAATTTGATATTCCAGGGCTACGATTTTTTCCTGGGAGCCCAGGATCTTGATTTCAAATTCCTTTAATGCCGGCGTGATGTAGCGTTCAGCGTTGGCTAAGGTCTGTTTCCGGGTGTAGTGATCCGGCACGTTGGCCGTATTCGTATGAGTAACCTCGATATAATAGCCAAAAACTTTGTTAAAGCCGATTTTAAGTGATTTTATGCCGGTTCTTTCCCGTTCTGCCGTTTCCAGTTCCTGTATCATTTTTTTACTATTATGACTGATTTCGCGTAATTCATCCAGATCCAGATTATAACCCGGCTTAATCATCCCGCCTTCCCGCACGGAAAAAGGCGGATCATCCACTATGGCACTGTGAATCAAGTTCGTAATATCTGTGTGGGCAGCCATGGTATCCGCCAAGGAATGCAGGTTATAGCAAGACACCTGTTGCAGGCTTTTTTTTACATCCGGCAATACTCCCAAGGATTGTTTTAGGGCAACCAGATCCTTGGCGTTGGCCGACCCTACTTCAATGCGGGTAAGAATCCGTTCAAAATCATAGATCTGATGCAAATTGTCCTGTAAAATCGTCCGCAGGGAAGGTTTGCCGATCAATTCCGCCACCGCTTCCTGCCGGTTCCGTATTTCAGAAATTTTTTTCAGGGGAGATTCCAGCCATTTCTTAAGGAGGCGCCCCCCCATGGCTGTTTTGGTGAAATCGATCACTGCCAGCAGCGTGTCCTTTTTTCCCCCGTCCCGCAGATTCCTGGTCACTTCCAGATTTCGGAGCGCAATGGCGTCCAGCACCAAATGCTCTCCGAAAATAAACTGTGTCAGCTTATTGATATGAGACAGATCACTTTTAACAGTCTGGTGCAGATAATATAACAAATAGCTGATACAGGTAAGAGCCCCCTGGTCCTCCGGCAATTCCTCCGGGACAAAGTGTTGTTGCGGCAATTGCCGCAACAACTCGGAATCTTCCAGTTTGATCGTCGAATCCATGCAGCCGGGGATACGATTCGCGGCAAAATTTCTGATCTGGACCGCTTCGCTAAAAACGCCGGCAAACAGAATCTCTGCCGGCATGAGGGTAAACAAATGGTCACAGGTAGAAGCGATCCTGTTAACACCGGAAAAAGCGGTCCACTGGCATTCACCGGTGGATATATCAACAGCAGCCAGGCAGACAGATTGATCCTCTTCATGGAGGGCAACCAAATAATTATTGGTTTTAGCTTGCAGCAACGCATCGGACAATACTGTTCCCGGCGTAATAATCTTTATCACTTCACGCCGTACAATGCCCTGAGCCTGTTTAGGGTCTTCCACCTGTTCGCAGATAGCAACTTTATATCCCTTATTGATCAGTTTTGCAATATAGTTTTCTGCCGCGTGATAGGGTACACCGCACATGGGAATCCGTGTCCCCGGTCCGCCATCACGGGAAGTCAGGGTAATTTCCAATTCCCGCGAGGCGAGTTCAGCATCAGTAAAAAACATTTCATAGAAATCCCCTAGACGAAAGAAAAGAATCTCTTCTTGATGCTGTCGTTTAATATCCCGATATTGCTCCAGCATGGGAGTGTATACGGTCGTCATTGCCTCTCTCTCCTTACGGGGCCGTTGAAAAAGGCCCAGATTCGATGCCGTACATGAATTTTGCACGGCTCCTCAAATGCAAAGTTGGCCTTTTAACAGCCAGGTCTGAGCCTTGTCTATTTTCACGTTCAGAAGCTGTCCCGGCTCTTCCTGATCGCCTTTCTTCCAGATCACGATTTTATTGGTTCTGGTGCGGCCTGTCCAATAAGCCGCATCGTTCTTACTGGGTCCTTCGACTAAAACCTCCAGGTTTTTGCCTGTAAAGGTTTCGTTAATGGCCAGACTGATTTGATTTTGCAGATTCATCAACTGCTGCAGCCGTTCTTTTCTTTCTGCCAGGGGGACCTGATTCGGCATTTGGGCCGCAGGTGTGCCGGACCGGGGCGAATAAACAAAGGTATAGGCTGCATCAAAGCGCATTTCATTAATAAAATCAAGAGTTTCTTCAAATAACCCGGCTGTTTCACCGGGAAAACCTACGATAATATCGGTAGTGACACTGGCATGGGGGAGTTTTTGCCGCACCTCGTCGATGAGTCTACGGTAATAATCAGTGGTATACCCTCGATTCATCTCTTTCAGAATGGTATCGCTGCCTGACTGGATGGGCAGATGAAAATGCTCGCACAGCTTTTTGCCGGAGCGTATAGCTTCAATGACTTCAGCGTTCATGTCCCTGGGATGAGAAGTCATATACCGGATCCTCTCGATTCCCTCTATTTCGTCAGTGCTGTTTAATAAATCGGCGAAATCTATATCATCCTGTCGATCTTTACCGTAGGAATTTACGTTTTGTCCTAACAGAGTAACCTCTTTGACTCCTTTTTGCACCAAGACCTGAATGTCCCTGATAATATCATTTTGGGCCCGGCTGCGCTCTCTGCCCCTTACATAGGGGACAATGCAATATGTGCAGAAATTATTGCATCCGTACATGATAGGAACCCAAGCCGAAACCTGCCCATCCGCCGCAACAGGAATAACATGGTTGAAGTCGTCTGTCAATTCCTGTACCGCCAGTACCCTTTCCCGGGTTTCCAGCACCTGTTGAATATGAGCTAAGATTTGATGCACCACAAAGGTACCGGTTACAAAATCAATGTGCGGTGCTTTGCGAAAGAGGTTTTCCTTGTCTTTTTGCGCCAGACATCCGGTTATGCCGATTATTAAATCCGGGTTTAACTGCTTCAGCTTTTTGAGTTCTCCAATTTTGCCGTAAATTTTTTGTTCCGCACTTTCCCGGACGCAACAGGTATTTAAAATGATAAGATCTGCGTTTTCCAACTGGTAGACCTGTTCGTACCCTGCCTGGAGTAACTTTGCAGCCATCTGCTCGGAATCAGAGATATTGCCCTGGCAACCATAGGAAAGAATAATATATTTATGCGGCGGCTTGATTTGCTCCATTCAGTGCTTCATCTCCTTTGAATTATTATAACCTACAAATTCAGTTTAAACAACCAAACCCTGCCAAGCTATCCGGACCATACGAAAAAACAAGGGTGCGAATCCTCATCACCCTTGTTTCATGGCAATTGTTTAATCCAGCGCGCTGGGGGTCATACCATCTTTATAGCTGCGATATTTATCGTAAATAATCCGCAATGCCGTAATAATTGCCTTTTTGGCGCTTCCTTGGTAAATTTGGTCAACCAAACGGACTAGTGGGTCCGGACCATCTTTCATAGTGCAGCCGATCAGTGCTGAAGAAATATGCCGGTTAGCCAGTTTAGTCGCTAAAGTACAATCGGCTTCTGTAATGATTTCCTTCTCCACGTCAATTAATACAACCACACCGATTACCTTATACATTTCACTAGCTGTAATACCGGTTGGCAATTTAGCATATCCAGAAAACAGGATGATATTATCTTCCGGCTTATCCAACAGACTTCCTCCCCTATCTATTTTATTCGATGCTCAATCGTTTCACTTCAATATTTACTTCTCTAATCATCATACCCGTCATATACTCCACCATATCTTTTATGCGGTGTTGCGCCTGATGTACAACGTTCCAAATCGAAGCGCCATATTTTATTGTTACTTCAAGGGATATGGAAATTCCTTTTTCCCGATCATTGGAATTTCTAATGATCACTTGACTCGTACGGGTTATGGACGGGTCGCTTGTAGCCACATAATCTACAATAACAGCAAGAGCAGCATCAGAAATCAAAAGTTTGCCATAATAGCTGAACGTCGGTCGCACAATAGACTTTTCACCAAGTTTACGATACTTGGCCTGGGGTTTTTTAAAAAATATTTGCAAAGGGTCAATCAAATAACCGGAAAAATGCGGTTTTAACTCTATAGTTGGAACGGGAATGATGTGCTTGCCTTCTTTAATTCTGCTTTCCCTGGCCCGCACGATTTCGGCCGGGGTTGCAATGTCCTGAATGCGGATGATCTTTGTTAAAGGCGGCAGCTGAAGAATTTCTACAATTTTTTCCACCATATTGACGGACGTTCCAAGAATGAGGATGCGTTCCGGGTTGGTTTCCTTTACTGCGGCACGCACGGAACTTGCATGTTCTTCATCCATAAAAATGGCTCGTTTTACGGCTTTAATTTTGCTGGGCTCTTTTTTGGCTGAGTAACCGGCAATAATTTTACTGTCCTTTATAAATAAGCCATCGTCAATAATTGCGTCGGCATTATATTCATGGGCGACAATTAAAGCGCGATGGCTCTTCCCCGTTCCACTGGGCCCTGTTAGGGCAATGACTTCCATGACAGCCTCCTGTGCGCCAGAGATCATTATACGTTCTCGGCTTTGGCATATACCAATCATACATTGATATTCTATATAAAAAAAATAAATACCTTTACAGGTGTTGTTCAGTAATAAAAAAACTTCATGCCCAAATTACATTTATATGTTCTATTCCCTGTAAGTTTGTAATTGATATACCACATCAGCCGGAATATAAAATTGACCTAAAGAT encodes the following:
- a CDS encoding class I SAM-dependent methyltransferase: MTEIGCMNLIVTTAFDPSPQMEIAAQDAAQILEAPLIQRKRISLAKIRHDYALHNILVITRDGPLIHTPNGEFFFHVSMGELRIKNLADGKHDHMVAAMQLRSGMSVLDCTAGLATDALVASYVTGETGAVTGLESSPIIAFMIGWGLQNFCHPSEQITQAARRVRLKNADYAEFLATMPNRCFDIVYFDPMFRHPNYRSSQLNPMRDLADNRSIDPQVLREACRIARQRVVVKEGSGSKEFQRLGITDIIGGKYSRIAFGVIELGG
- the mutL gene encoding DNA mismatch repair endonuclease MutL, producing MITPVIKILEDELINQIAAGEVVERPSSVIKELVENSIDAQAKAVEIEIREGGIQLIRVTDDGCGMSEPDARLAVIRHATSKLHNVEDLFRLVSLGFRGEALPSIAAVSRFSLTTRRPEDDLGTLLEIEGGILSAVRETGTSVGTTIMVQDLFFNTPARRKFLKTPQGESSHIYNMLVKLALSQPHIAIKLINNNRLVLMTPGTSDLPETIGAVYGGQVVKDLLPVSYEQNGICAWGYVSKPSLIKSSRQWQTFIVNSRVIGNRMLAKAVDNAYHSMLPHNGYPFVLLNITLPPDQVDVNIHPQKSEIKFRDESSAFRSVYQAIAEALRTKTETHEEDTSQRQFAPLAPFSPVFAATASGGREILRPVPSQPLFHERLENFAPPTSCSQWQEPAPLTEPATVAYNSLLEAICQIESCYIVARGPEGLYLMDQHAAHERILFDRLSRQAGNVPTQQLLVPCVLEFDRQESLALTESLDCLKDLGFTLEQIGPQLFRLTEMPVDFKESDIDGLLREILKSTETMRNPAPHELRQTYYQIAACRAAVKAGDALNIRQMQALLDALMNTDLPYTCPHGRPTILHFGKNELERMFKRS
- the mutS gene encoding DNA mismatch repair protein MutS produces the protein MTTVYTPMLEQYRDIKRQHQEEILFFRLGDFYEMFFTDAELASRELEITLTSRDGGPGTRIPMCGVPYHAAENYIAKLINKGYKVAICEQVEDPKQAQGIVRREVIKIITPGTVLSDALLQAKTNNYLVALHEEDQSVCLAAVDISTGECQWTAFSGVNRIASTCDHLFTLMPAEILFAGVFSEAVQIRNFAANRIPGCMDSTIKLEDSELLRQLPQQHFVPEELPEDQGALTCISYLLYYLHQTVKSDLSHINKLTQFIFGEHLVLDAIALRNLEVTRNLRDGGKKDTLLAVIDFTKTAMGGRLLKKWLESPLKKISEIRNRQEAVAELIGKPSLRTILQDNLHQIYDFERILTRIEVGSANAKDLVALKQSLGVLPDVKKSLQQVSCYNLHSLADTMAAHTDITNLIHSAIVDDPPFSVREGGMIKPGYNLDLDELREISHNSKKMIQELETAERERTGIKSLKIGFNKVFGYYIEVTHTNTANVPDHYTRKQTLANAERYITPALKEFEIKILGSQEKIVALEYQIFCDIRDTIKKYLRQIQETARKIAELDVYLSLSEAAVRHNYIRPSLNNNRNILIKEGRHPVVEEILTGERFVPNDTGLNHKTCETMVITGPNMAGKSTYMRQVALLVLLAQTGSFIPAKEASISPVDRIFTRVGANDDLAQGQSTFMVEMAEVANILKNATADSLILLDEVGRGTSTFDGMSIARAVIEYIQESVHAKTLFSTHYHELVELEKMYPTVQNFSVAVKERGNDIIFLHRIKGGGTDRSYGIHVARLAGLPKKLLERAQDLLNELESSQMMAAATVEQTFPPKTVEGPVPISLFANTLSAEILAVDINSLTPIEALNIIYRLQNQAKQEAGLL
- the miaB gene encoding tRNA (N6-isopentenyl adenosine(37)-C2)-methylthiotransferase MiaB codes for the protein MEQIKPPHKYIILSYGCQGNISDSEQMAAKLLQAGYEQVYQLENADLIILNTCCVRESAEQKIYGKIGELKKLKQLNPDLIIGITGCLAQKDKENLFRKAPHIDFVTGTFVVHQILAHIQQVLETRERVLAVQELTDDFNHVIPVAADGQVSAWVPIMYGCNNFCTYCIVPYVRGRERSRAQNDIIRDIQVLVQKGVKEVTLLGQNVNSYGKDRQDDIDFADLLNSTDEIEGIERIRYMTSHPRDMNAEVIEAIRSGKKLCEHFHLPIQSGSDTILKEMNRGYTTDYYRRLIDEVRQKLPHASVTTDIIVGFPGETAGLFEETLDFINEMRFDAAYTFVYSPRSGTPAAQMPNQVPLAERKERLQQLMNLQNQISLAINETFTGKNLEVLVEGPSKNDAAYWTGRTRTNKIVIWKKGDQEEPGQLLNVKIDKAQTWLLKGQLCI
- a CDS encoding DUF3870 domain-containing protein, which codes for MDKPEDNIILFSGYAKLPTGITASEMYKVIGVVVLIDVEKEIITEADCTLATKLANRHISSALIGCTMKDGPDPLVRLVDQIYQGSAKKAIITALRIIYDKYRSYKDGMTPSALD
- a CDS encoding Asp23/Gls24 family envelope stress response protein; translated protein: MEVIALTGPSGTGKSHRALIVAHEYNADAIIDDGLFIKDSKIIAGYSAKKEPSKIKAVKRAIFMDEEHASSVRAAVKETNPERILILGTSVNMVEKIVEILQLPPLTKIIRIQDIATPAEIVRARESRIKEGKHIIPVPTIELKPHFSGYLIDPLQIFFKKPQAKYRKLGEKSIVRPTFSYYGKLLISDAALAVIVDYVATSDPSITRTSQVIIRNSNDREKGISISLEVTIKYGASIWNVVHQAQHRIKDMVEYMTGMMIREVNIEVKRLSIE